In Fusarium fujikuroi IMI 58289 draft genome, chromosome FFUJ_chr02, the genomic stretch ATCAAAAGGTCTATCTCGAATCATGTCCGAGGAGTCCAAGCCAGTTGAGCCCGTCGTCGACGAGACGAACGCCGAGCTCAAAGGCAAGGCCATCGCTCACGCCGATGCCGAAGCTGAAGCCGACGACAACGATGCCGCCGAATCTGGATCCGAGGAGGAGCATGAGGAGCAGCACGCTGCTGAAGGTTCcggcgacaagaagaagaaaaagaagaagaagtcgaagcGAGCGAAAGTCAAGGAGGCCCTGACCGGCTCAAAGTCCGCGCCGACCGATTCCGATTTCCACAAGGCCCTCGATGGCCTCACTCCTCAGCAGATCAAGGAGTTCCTCGCCCTCAACCCAGCCCTCTCCCAAGAGGTGAATAAGGCCTCCAAGAGCGATGATCCTTCCGGTTCTCAGGCTGCCGACATGCTCAAGAAAATGTCACTACAAGATATCATGACTGGTCTTGCCGCGGGCGGAAAGAATGCCAAAGATATGGGATCGTATAAGTTCTGGCAGACGCAGCCTGTACCCAAGTTTGGAGAGGATGCGACCTTGAAGGAGGGTCCCTTACGCATTcagaaggtcgaggaggtcgacAAGGAGCCCGCCCCTCTAATTCCCGGCTTTGAATGGGTTACAATGGATTTGACCAATgacgaggagatcaaggaagTTTACGAGCTTTTGAACAAGCACTACgtcgaggacgatgaggCTATGTTCCGCTTCAACTATTCTCCCTCTATCCTTCGATGGTAAGTTGTCAGATTGCTTGGCCAGTACACGAGCTAGCTTTTCCAGACCAATATCCGCTGACACGCGCAGGGCCATGATGCCTCCtggctggaagaaggaaTACCACGTTGGTGTCCGCGCAACCCAGTCCCGTCTTCTCGTAGCTTTTATCTCAGCCATTCCTGTTCACCTCCGTGTCCGAGAGAACGTTGTTACCTGCTCTGAGGTCAACTTCCTTGCCATCCACAAGAAGCTCCGAGGCAAGCGTCTTACACCAGTACTCATTAAGGAGATTACCAGACGCAGCAACCTCAACGAGATCTGGCAAGGACTCTACACTGCTGGTGTCGTCCTTCCAAAGCCCGTCAGCACATGCAGATACTTCCATCGCGCTATCAATTGGCAAAAGCTTTACGAGTGTGGCTTCAGTCCTCTCCCCGCAAACAGCAAGCCTCAGTATCAGGTTCGCAAGTATGCGCTACCAGACGATACTAGCACCAAGGGCCTGCGACCGCTGGAAGAGAAGGACCTTGATGCTGTTATGGATTTGTATAAGCGGTATAATGCGCGCTTTGATATGACGCCAGAGTTCAGCCgcgaagaagctcatcactGGTTTGTCCCCAAGGTTGGACCCAATGACCAGCAGGTTGTGTGGACATACGTTGTCGAGGTCAGTCATCATAAGAACAAAGCTCAGAGAATACGCACTAATAAGCTACAAAGGACGAAAACAAGAAAATCActgacttcttctctttcttctgtATCGAGTCGACTGCTATTGGAAACGCTAAGCACAACGTTATCAAGGTTGCTTACATGTTTTACTACGGTACAGACGTCGCGCTACAGGACAAGTTCGACAAGGCTGCTCTCAAGAAGCGCCTTAACGAGCTTGTTCACGATGCCCTTATTATCTCCAAGCGCCATAAGTTCGATGTGTTCAACGCATTGACGCTGATGGACAATGCGCTGTTCCTGGAGCAGCAGAAATTCGGGGCCGGTGATGGTCAACTTCATTATTACCTGTTCAACTATCGTGTAAACCCAATTGCTGGTGGTGTCGACCGCAAGAACCAGCTTGACGAGGAAAATCTGAGTGGTATCGGACTTGTGATGCCTTGAGGTGGATGTGGAAGAGTTGTTGATTTACGATGCATATATAAGTGgacaatgaatgaatgaacggTCAGACACCAGAAAGGAGTTCAATCGAAAAGGAACAAAGCAAGAAACAATTAAAAGATATCAAGGAGTGGCCTAGAAAGAATACAAGTCTTGATTGGCGTGTATTCGATCATGAATTAACTGTCTGAGATTCATTGACTGCCTGTTGGAGTTGTGCATCAATTGGCGATAGTTGAATGGTGGGTGACTCATGGGTATATTaaactatctataactaGCTGACTTGGTCTCTAATTCGGAGGGTTTGCGTCACCGCTCTCACTTCCATCGAGGCTGGAATGTAACCAAAGATGCCATGTTTGGATTCTTCACGTGGCGTGCCTAGGCCCATGGCGATCAAGCAACTGTAGGTACTAATGTAGGTAGCGCCGAGGCATGATGCAGCAATCCATGTCGCCTTCAATCGCTCACTCACTTGCTCTCTCTCACCCTAGCAAGTTGCAAGTTGAGTTGTGACAAGGTATTCCGAATACTACCTACTTCTACCTCTCCACAATTCACAGCCAAGTCTCCTACAAcgtctttgctttttttATATGTCAATCACTCTTCATTCGCTCAAATCTCTGTATTTCTTCCGTGCTCACTACATTCTCCTACTCGCGTAGTCCGGGAGTGACGTACGGGGTCTTTTTGACAACTGCAACTTGGGATTCTACCTTACTTTACTTGCCTAGGTCCCTTACACTTATCAAACAACAGCACAAGAATTTCCCTTGAGACTCGAAGGGTGCACAAACGTGTTTGCGCAAGAAAGAGCCTTGACCAGGTTTATTATGAGAGCAAACAAACGCCAAATATCGATTATGGCGACTGACTTGTGAGTCCTCGACCAACAAAACAAACCCGTTCCATCATAGTCGTTCCAGTCTTTTTGTTCCCTATCTTTtccattctttctttttcgtcTGCTTCTTTTCATTCGCTCCTCATGTGTGAATTCAAGGCTCACTTACACGCGATACGTACTCGCAGGCAACGCACGTTTCCCTCTGCTGAGGAGACGCTCAAGCACCCAGCCTATCCAGGCACACTCTGGGCCCTAGAACCTCACTCTCACGGCAAGGTCTCTGTCGCTGAGGGTCGCGGTGGTCCAGTCGGCATTGCGTGGGAGATTCATGGTCAGGGACCCGTCAAGCTTGTGGTACGTTTCTTCCGTTAAAATTCCCTTAATCTCTCCGTCCGCGTGTTACTCTTTCGTACTGTCTGTATCGTGTTTGCTTCAGATTTGGTCATATTCTGAGAGGGGAGGTTGACTGCTGACTGTATGTAGCTTATTATGGGCTTGGCAGGAGTCAAGACATCATGGCAGCGTCAAACAAAGTACTTCGGCCATGATCGAGCCGACAAGTACTCGGTTCTCATTATCGATAATCGTGGGATGGGCGGCAGCGACAAGCCCGTGGGTGTCTATTCTACCAGCGGCATGGCACTCGATGCCATCGAGGTCATCGACCATGTTGGCTGGAAGGCTGAGCGGGATATCAACCTCGTTGGTATCTCCATGGGTGGCATGATTGCACAAGAAATTGCTATTCGTATTCCCGAGCGTCTGCAGTCGCTTTCCCTCATCTGCACATCAGGCAAGGTCCAGAACACAAAGGGACTGTGGGAAACTGTCTCAGACACCATGGGTATGATCAACCCCAAGTCCATGGAGCGCAGTATTGTCGACACCGCTCTCCGGCTCTTCACACCCGAGTGGCTCGTCGCACCAGATGATGATATACTACCTGAGCCAGGCGTCACCGCACGATGCAGCCCACCACCGCCAGAGGGTGGTCCAACATACGGCCTCTTCGAGACCAACTTTCAGCGTTTCCAGGCTCAGGAACTCACCAAGAAAACAAACCCCGAGCTGTACACCACCAAAATGCTCATGTGTCAACTTGCGGCGGCAGCTTTGCACAACAAGACGGATGACCAGCTACGGGAAATAGCAGACGGTGTCGGCTCTGAGCGCATCATGATTATGCATGGAAAGCGTGACAACATGATCAGCTTTCCAAATGGCGAACGGCTCATCAAAGTGCTGAAACCAGGCTCTGTACACATTGTGGACGATATGGGACACGCACCCATCATAGAGAAGACACAATGGTTCAACAGTGTCTTGGAGGAACAGCTGAGTATGTGGACCAAGCCGAAGGAGGAATAAGTGTTGAGAGGTAATTGTTTTCGAGCATATGAGTAAGCGATGGATACTGAATATTGCGATAAGCATGGAACATTGTAAGAGAACAGGCAGGACAGGCAGGACAGGCAGAGGACTAGTAAGCACTGATTATTGACTGTTAGTTACACGGATGAAGAGTTCGAGGTGCATGTCTTAGTCTAGGAATCACAAAATCATGGCACGTATTCGCTTATTGGGATGTAGCAATTATTGAAAAGTCACCAAATCCGACTCCATTTCCAGTGTCTATCATAATGTACATCCGTTTTGCATGCCTATAATTTGGCATCATTTCAACTCTTGGGAAAAGTTACTCGTCCTTGAACCTCTTGATTGATGGACTTTTGATGTTACAGAAATTCCCATCATGGAACATCTATTGTATACATGTCGATACCCGCAATCCGGCAATAGCTGTTCTTTTAGTAAGAGATCAGTCTTCCCCTATCTTCTACCAACATCGACTTGTGATGTATGGTTTCGAGCTTTAGCCCTTCTATCATGCCAAGCAGTTACTTTCGAATGTTGCAACCAGATTACCTCTCTCCAGCGAGACGTCGACTCTGGACCTCACTCAGAGCCTTGGTTCCACTCAGAAGCGCCACTACGCCAAGGACAATGGCGATAGGCAAGGTCTTGAAGAGGTTCCATTGGGCGTAGTAGAGGAACAGCGTGCCCTCAATGCCGACAATGGAGCCAAAGAAGACAGCGTGAGATATGGGTGCAGCTTTGAGGGCCTTGGGCAAATGGTTGACGTTGGCACCAAGGAAGAGCCACTACATGCTTGTTAGTCTGAATGTATGATGGCAGAATTCACACGTACCCCGAGGAAGAGAGCAGGAACGCTAGCCACGATAGCGAGCACAAAGACAAGAGTGACAACCACGGGAGGACTCGAGTCGCCGACCTTGAAGATGTGGTCGATCTCGGCTCGGGGGCCATATCGAACAGGAGCCTCATACTGAGGTGAAGGAGCATTGGAGTCGAGTTGAACTTCGATATCGAAGACGGGGGAAATAAGGGGGTTGGACGAGCCGAAAGATCCTAGGACAAGGTTGGCTTTAATGGGTTCGTCGGAGAGGAGCAGTTGAATAGGAAGATCCTTTTGTGACTGTGATTATGGTTAGTCGTGGAATTGATTCGACTCTGATTGATTGCGTACAATCTCGGCTTCGCCCTTTCCAGAggccttcatcttgagaggGAATGGGGCCTCGAGGCCAGTTGACTCGGTGAGGATAAGGAATGCCTGGTGAGGGCGCTTTGGCTCGCCAGCTTCGGTCGTGGTTAACGAGACCTTGATGGTATCTGCCTTGCCTAGGACAAGAGACTTCTTGGTAGGTTTCTGATCGCTAAATCTGTATTGATCAGACTAGTCAGTGGACATTCTCTCGCACTCAATCGCTCATGATAacttcatcatggcatctcTAGATGGACAGCTAGCTTACTTGGCAGTAACGCCCTGGGCTCTCTTGGAGCCGACAGTGACGGAGCCATCGGTGAAACTCCAAGACGAGGCAGCGCTAGTCACGCTCGTTAGGAGGATTAGGGACGATGCGATTGAGAAGCGCATGATTTTGACGTTATCGCAGGTCGATTCGGTCGGTTCTGGAGTTGAGGCCAAGTGGATGAGACAGGATAGCTCAAGACAGATGGCGCACCGTAGCTTGCATTACGTGGTGGCAGTGGAGAGCTTTGATTGGTCAAAGCTCCAACTTTGGTGGAGACTCGAAGAGAGCTCCTGGCTTCAGGGTAGGTCTACGATATGTATCACTTGAAGGAACAAATCCATTTCATGGTGATCATCGATTAATTCTATAAACCTCTGTTTGTATGGTTAATCCTAGTAATGCAATATCCCAAGTATGTAATGAGACTTCTGACATTAAACCGGTGTGTCAAAATCAACTGGTCCAAAGGCATACTTCGATACATTAGATCTGTTAAGTGTGTTCATCGCGCGGAGAGGTTTGGAAAACTGAACATTAGACACATGCAATGCCATTGAGACCCATCATCCCTCACGCCAAGAAACTTCTGGTTCTACACAGAAAAGGTTTTGTACAGAGATATAAGACTTTATCGATATAAAGCATGTTTGCGTATTACCATAACCGAACGAAACTAATTCACGGTTTTCTGTGCTAGACAGTCTCATATAAACTCTTAAAAGTTGAACAATCATTTCTATCATAAACCTCTAAATTAATGACTGCTGATATATCATCCTCTACTCGCTCTTAATCTCAGTCTGGAAGCCCTTAATagcctctctctcttccgtCGTCAAATCAATGCCAAAATACTCCTTCAACGCCTCCACTCTCTCATCCTCTGTCTTCAACTCTTTCAGAACCCTTGTCTTACCTCCGGGGTTCTCCTTAACCACATCATTAACCAGCATTCGTTTCCCGTAAATTTCTTCGCCCGTTGGTGACGTTTTGCTCTCTCTTAGAAGGAACTTGACAATCAAAACCGTCGTTGTCTGGAAACTGCGTGGGCTTGTGCCTGTGTAGCAGTTGCTAATCTCGAAATCGGCTGGTAGCCATTCAACTGAGTGACTGAAAGCATAGAAGCTGGTCCAAGGCTGGTCGCGGGAGTTGCGGCATTGGTAGATCCAGAGACGACGCCCGGACGTGAGCTCTGTTTGGCCGGGAATGAAGTCCTTGATAAGACGAGCATCTTGTGTCCCCATGTTAACCCACTCGGCGCCCTCGATCAAGGGCATGGGCTGTGTTGGGCCGTCGCCGCCAAATGAAGCATCCATAACCCAGCGAGAATTATCAGGTAGAGTTACAATATTGACAATGTGAACCCTAGGAACAGTTAGTGAACGATACTGATGACAGAATTGGGTTTTATCTTGCCAGCCAACGAAATCACCGTGAGGAACACCGTCCTTTCGCAGACGAACTCGTACGCCTACGGGATATACTTGGAAACCAAGAGCTCTCAGCATgtagcagaagaagaggttaCTCTCCATGCAGTAACCCCCCCTTCCGCGCCCATCCCCCACGATCTTTTGGTAGAGAGCTTGAGGCTCGAGAATGATATTGCGATGCGACGAGTAATGCAGCGTCAAGTTATCATATGGGACTGTTGCGATCATGTGCTGATGCAGCACTTTGAGAAAGGCATGGTCCAGAATAGGCTCATTGCCCACGTAGAATTCTTGAGGGACCTGAAGATGTTTGAGAAACCCAGCAACTTGGGCTTCAGAATAGATGGCTGACATGGTGAGGTGTAAGATGGTTGTGATTTACAACAACTACTGAAGAACAGTGCCTGTGGAAGAAGCAGGGAGCAGCAACCACTTAAATAGAAGACCTCCACTGCTAGCAGACTTAGAACTGAGTCAAGAGGGCGCCAGAAAAACCAACGTCAGCTTGAACTACAAATATGATCGATacccttaccttaccttactcGTATGTCGCGCAAAACCAAAACAAAACTGCCAATAACCCGCTGGAAGTTGGCGGTAGCGTATCATCTCTCCAGACTCCATAAAAACTGTCCGGGGCTTAAACTTGGAGACGCCCTCCTTTCACAGGCGCAGTCAGGGTCCAAGATAGAGTCGGCCAATCAGGGAAATTTGGCGTCTACTTCGGGAGTTATTGCTAGTCTGATGTTGGTGCAAATCCCTAATAAATGCCTCTCCTTCTCGGTCCGTCTTACACGGTACCAATGGGAAATATGAGCGTTTTCAGGGTTCCTTTGATACAGCAGAAAGGTCATGAAGACTCCGATGAACAAGAAGAGCAGTAGATTCAGATGTTAGCTAGTCTACTAAAGACTCCTTTACTCCATGTTTGCAAAATAGACCGTTCATTACATGGCTCTTTTCATGTCATCGCGCCTACAACGCCAAGCCCAAAATAACCCACCGACCTTTCTCTAAACGATGCAGATATGTACGTTTGTGTCGTCTAAAGCTCCGTCCTCCGGCTCGACGTAGTTGTCGCAGCCGCACCATTCCTCTTCGCTTTAGTTCCCGCCAACTTGGGCATGAAGTCCT encodes the following:
- a CDS encoding probable NMT1-N-myristoyltransferase, which translates into the protein MSEESKPVEPVVDETNAELKGKAIAHADAEAEADDNDAAESGSEEEHEEQHAAEGSGDKKKKKKKKSKRAKVKEALTGSKSAPTDSDFHKALDGLTPQQIKEFLALNPALSQEVNKASKSDDPSGSQAADMLKKMSLQDIMTGLAAGGKNAKDMGSYKFWQTQPVPKFGEDATLKEGPLRIQKVEEVDKEPAPLIPGFEWVTMDLTNDEEIKEVYELLNKHYVEDDEAMFRFNYSPSILRWAMMPPGWKKEYHVGVRATQSRLLVAFISAIPVHLRVRENVVTCSEVNFLAIHKKLRGKRLTPVLIKEITRRSNLNEIWQGLYTAGVVLPKPVSTCRYFHRAINWQKLYECGFSPLPANSKPQYQVRKYALPDDTSTKGLRPLEEKDLDAVMDLYKRYNARFDMTPEFSREEAHHWFVPKVGPNDQQVVWTYVVEDENKKITDFFSFFCIESTAIGNAKHNVIKVAYMFYYGTDVALQDKFDKAALKKRLNELVHDALIISKRHKFDVFNALTLMDNALFLEQQKFGAGDGQLHYYLFNYRVNPIAGGVDRKNQLDEENLSGIGLVMP
- a CDS encoding related to alpha/beta hydrolase, with product MCEFKAHLHAIRTRRQRTFPSAEETLKHPAYPGTLWALEPHSHGKVSVAEGRGGPVGIAWEIHGQGPVKLVLIMGLAGVKTSWQRQTKYFGHDRADKYSVLIIDNRGMGGSDKPVGVYSTSGMALDAIEVIDHVGWKAERDINLVGISMGGMIAQEIAIRIPERLQSLSLICTSGKVQNTKGLWETVSDTMGMINPKSMERSIVDTALRLFTPEWLVAPDDDILPEPGVTARCSPPPPEGGPTYGLFETNFQRFQAQELTKKTNPELYTTKMLMCQLAAAALHNKTDDQLREIADGVGSERIMIMHGKRDNMISFPNGERLIKVLKPGSVHIVDDMGHAPIIEKTQWFNSVLEEQLSMWTKPKEE
- a CDS encoding related to oligosaccharyltransferase delta subunit (ribophorin II), with protein sequence MRFSIASSLILLTSVTSAASSWSFTDGSVTVGSKRAQGVTAKFSDQKPTKKSLVLGKADTIKVSLTTTEAGEPKRPHQAFLILTESTGLEAPFPLKMKASGKGEAEISQKDLPIQLLLSDEPIKANLVLGSFGSSNPLISPVFDIEVQLDSNAPSPQYEAPVRYGPRAEIDHIFKVGDSSPPVVVTLVFVLAIVASVPALFLGWLFLGANVNHLPKALKAAPISHAVFFGSIVGIEGTLFLYYAQWNLFKTLPIAIVLGVVALLSGTKALSEVQSRRLAGER
- a CDS encoding related to arylamine N-acetyltransferase, yielding MSAIYSEAQVAGFLKHLQVPQEFYVGNEPILDHAFLKVLHQHMIATVPYDNLTLHYSSHRNIILEPQALYQKIVGDGRGRGGYCMESNLFFCYMLRALGFQVYPVGVRVRLRKDGVPHGDFVGWQDKTQFCHQYRSLTVPRVHIVNIVTLPDNSRWVMDASFGGDGPTQPMPLIEGAEWVNMGTQDARLIKDFIPGQTELTSGRRLWIYQCRNSRDQPWTSFYAFSHSVEWLPADFEISNCYTGTSPRSFQTTTVLIVKFLLRESKTSPTGEEIYGKRMLVNDVVKENPGGKTRVLKELKTEDERVEALKEYFGIDLTTEEREAIKGFQTEIKSE